The following are encoded in a window of Qipengyuania soli genomic DNA:
- the thiL gene encoding thiamine-phosphate kinase has translation MSGEFDFIASLRAFATSPGARGLADDAAVIEIGGETLVLTHDTLVEGVHVLEGQDPADIAWKLVAVNLSDLAAKGAEPVGILVSHMLGEGDERFITGLREICSEYEVPLLGGDTVRGERQRVWGCTAIGRATCSPVPSRSGARPGEALWIGGFIGQAMLGFEALRDRTGASDVAYTRPRPQLELGRALAPHASAMMDVSDGLLLDASRIAAASHCTLAIDSDAVARIASPDRLDEAMRWGDDYVLLLTGPTDLDERFEIHRIGSVVEAGEYPVLLDGSPPRGNLGYTH, from the coding sequence GTGAGCGGCGAATTCGATTTCATCGCCAGCTTGCGCGCATTTGCGACGTCACCCGGGGCTCGCGGACTTGCCGACGACGCCGCCGTGATCGAGATCGGTGGCGAGACGCTCGTGCTGACGCACGATACGCTGGTCGAAGGTGTCCACGTTCTCGAGGGGCAGGACCCGGCGGACATCGCCTGGAAGCTGGTCGCGGTGAACCTGTCCGACCTTGCGGCCAAGGGCGCGGAGCCGGTCGGCATCCTCGTATCGCACATGCTTGGCGAGGGCGATGAGCGCTTCATCACGGGCCTTCGTGAAATCTGCTCCGAGTACGAAGTGCCTCTGCTTGGAGGCGATACTGTCCGCGGCGAGCGACAACGGGTATGGGGTTGCACGGCAATAGGCCGCGCGACCTGCAGTCCCGTGCCATCGCGGTCGGGCGCCCGACCCGGCGAGGCGCTGTGGATCGGCGGTTTCATCGGGCAGGCGATGCTCGGTTTCGAGGCGCTGCGCGACCGTACCGGAGCGAGCGACGTGGCCTATACACGCCCGCGCCCCCAGCTGGAACTCGGGCGCGCGCTTGCCCCTCACGCCAGCGCGATGATGGATGTTTCGGACGGGCTTCTGCTCGACGCCTCACGCATTGCGGCCGCAAGCCATTGCACGCTCGCCATCGATAGCGATGCGGTTGCAAGGATTGCATCACCGGACCGGCTCGACGAGGCAATGCGGTGGGGCGACGATTATGTCCTGCTGCTCACCGGACCGACCGATCTCGACGAACGCTTCGAAATCCACCGGATCGGCAGCGTTGTGGAGGCTGGGGAGTATCCGGTCCTCCTCGACGGCAGCCCGCCGCGGGGCAATCTCGGCTACACGCACTGA
- the nusB gene encoding transcription antitermination factor NusB has product MTQNSRSQARSAARLAAVQALYQQQMEGTALARLLDEFHQHRIGQVVEDEEYADADVDFFDDVVSGVDARRSEIDDLLAGRLAEGWTLARLDKTMLQILRAGTYELLARQDVTKATSISEYVDVAKAFFDDREAKFVNGILDAVAKEVGR; this is encoded by the coding sequence GTGACCCAGAATTCCCGCTCGCAGGCCCGTTCGGCCGCCCGCCTCGCCGCCGTCCAGGCGCTCTATCAGCAGCAGATGGAGGGCACCGCCCTTGCCCGCCTGCTCGACGAGTTCCACCAGCACCGCATCGGCCAGGTGGTCGAGGACGAGGAATATGCCGACGCCGATGTCGACTTCTTCGACGACGTAGTTTCGGGCGTCGATGCCCGACGCAGCGAGATCGACGACCTGTTGGCTGGCCGCCTTGCCGAAGGCTGGACGCTGGCGCGCCTCGACAAGACCATGCTCCAGATCCTGCGCGCCGGGACCTACGAACTGCTCGCGCGGCAGGACGTAACCAAGGCCACATCGATCAGCGAATATGTCGACGTCGCCAAGGCCTTCTTCGACGACCGCGAAGCGAAATTCGTCAACGGCATCCTCGACGCGGTGGCGAAGGAAGTGGGGCGCTAG
- the hisG gene encoding ATP phosphoribosyltransferase: MSDSLTFAVPKGRILDEALPVMARAGVVPEDAFHDKANRSLTFATTRSDMNIIRVRAFDVATFVAHGAAQLGIVGSDVIEEFDYADLYAPVDLDIGHCHLAVAEPKEGAASVDGASHVRVATKYPNLTRRFFEQRGVQAECVKLNGAMEIAPALGLAGRIVDLVSSGQTLKDNGLVETGHILDISARLIVNRAALKTDPRVAALVDAFRRDV, encoded by the coding sequence ATGAGCGACAGCCTGACATTTGCCGTACCCAAGGGGCGCATCCTCGACGAGGCGCTGCCCGTGATGGCGCGTGCCGGCGTGGTGCCCGAAGACGCCTTCCACGACAAGGCCAACCGCTCGCTGACTTTCGCGACCACGCGCAGCGACATGAACATCATCCGCGTCCGGGCCTTCGACGTCGCGACCTTCGTCGCGCATGGTGCCGCGCAACTGGGTATCGTCGGTTCGGATGTGATCGAGGAATTCGACTACGCGGATCTGTATGCGCCCGTCGATCTTGATATCGGTCACTGCCATCTCGCGGTCGCCGAGCCGAAAGAAGGTGCCGCCAGTGTCGACGGGGCAAGCCATGTGCGGGTTGCCACCAAGTACCCCAACCTGACCCGCCGCTTTTTCGAGCAGCGCGGCGTGCAGGCCGAGTGCGTGAAACTCAACGGCGCGATGGAAATCGCCCCCGCACTGGGCCTCGCAGGCAGGATTGTCGACCTCGTTTCCTCCGGCCAGACGCTGAAGGACAATGGCCTTGTCGAGACGGGACACATCCTCGACATCAGCGCCCGGCTGATCGTCAACCGTGCCGCTCTCAAGACCGATCCACGCGTCGCCGCGCTGGTCGACGCATTCCGCAGGGACGTGTGA
- a CDS encoding alpha/beta hydrolase has translation MSLTFRLALAALSLSVPVGAAAQDVAKPAVPQVSSGKIVWWSDFAPAQDVGVSDIWVWLPAGYATHPKRRFPVLYMHDAENIFDRRLSNFDKEWAMDEAVTRLSARGDLREWIIVGLRSPKDRYQTLFPQKLMDHLPEEYRKSVLSIDFPGIAAGPQLRGDRYAAMVAKDLKRRVDATFRTLKGPEDTAVMGSSMGGLMSLYLIGEHPEVFGQAAGLSTHLPLSNPDEGDSELRAKQVAEAFSAYFATTRLDPARNHIYIDHGTATLDAFYAPYFARFGEMMAARGWAGPAFESRAFFGAEHEENAWAQRVDIPLGFLDRKDP, from the coding sequence GTGTCACTAACCTTCCGCCTTGCGCTTGCCGCCCTTTCGCTGTCCGTCCCGGTCGGTGCAGCGGCGCAGGACGTGGCGAAGCCTGCCGTCCCGCAGGTGAGCTCCGGAAAAATCGTCTGGTGGTCCGACTTCGCCCCGGCCCAGGACGTCGGTGTCAGTGACATCTGGGTCTGGCTGCCAGCAGGTTACGCGACGCACCCCAAGCGGCGTTTCCCGGTGCTCTACATGCACGATGCGGAGAATATCTTCGATCGCCGCCTGTCGAACTTCGACAAGGAATGGGCGATGGACGAAGCGGTCACACGCCTCTCGGCACGCGGGGACTTGCGCGAGTGGATCATCGTCGGGCTGCGCAGCCCCAAGGACCGCTATCAGACGCTGTTTCCGCAGAAGCTGATGGATCACCTGCCCGAGGAGTACCGCAAGTCGGTCCTGTCGATCGATTTCCCGGGCATCGCCGCAGGTCCGCAACTGCGCGGGGACCGCTATGCAGCGATGGTCGCCAAGGACCTGAAACGCCGCGTCGATGCGACGTTCCGGACCCTGAAGGGACCGGAAGACACGGCAGTAATGGGATCATCGATGGGCGGGCTGATGAGCCTCTACCTGATTGGCGAGCATCCCGAGGTCTTTGGCCAGGCGGCAGGCCTCTCGACCCATCTGCCGCTGTCGAATCCCGACGAAGGCGACAGCGAATTGCGGGCCAAACAGGTTGCCGAGGCGTTCTCGGCCTATTTCGCCACGACGCGTCTCGATCCGGCGCGAAACCACATCTACATCGATCATGGCACTGCCACGCTCGATGCGTTTTACGCGCCTTACTTCGCGCGTTTCGGGGAGATGATGGCGGCGCGCGGGTGGGCCGGGCCTGCGTTCGAGAGCCGGGCCTTCTTCGGGGCCGAGCACGAGGAGAACGCCTGGGCCCAGCGGGTCGACATCCCGCTCGGCTTCCTCGACCGGAAGGACCCTTGA
- a CDS encoding DUF2332 domain-containing protein, producing the protein MGDSAQRPHYEKMHIDTKGDGAVGKGFRNQVAYCLNNGAPITARVVTAIWAAIEGGLDNALARRIAEWQGAPLADALPLRIAGGLHWLHLTGREPALAPIYRGIGADDVAIIADAMTAHEAQLLPWLDGPPQTNEAGRSSNFIAAMLWLAGKGLPPRFECLEIGSSAGINLMLDRYHYDLGGVQVGPSDAVMHFKPEWQGTAPPDKQIEIVSTKGCDVAPVDLTDPNQSQRLKAYIWPEHTIRFERMEAAIRAATERKPDLTKINAAEFVERELAKLQEPGTTRLLLHSIVWQYVLADQQERVTAAMEAAGASATAETPLAWVSVEADRTVHRHNLKVRYWPGGAEATQLTWSHAHGADIEWLGN; encoded by the coding sequence ATGGGCGATTCCGCGCAAAGACCGCACTACGAGAAGATGCATATCGACACCAAGGGTGACGGCGCGGTCGGCAAGGGGTTCCGCAACCAGGTCGCTTATTGCCTCAACAACGGAGCTCCGATCACCGCCCGGGTGGTCACGGCGATCTGGGCTGCGATCGAGGGCGGGCTAGACAATGCGCTCGCCCGTCGGATTGCCGAATGGCAGGGCGCGCCCCTGGCCGACGCGCTTCCGCTGCGCATCGCCGGGGGCCTGCACTGGCTCCACCTGACGGGACGTGAGCCGGCGTTAGCTCCCATCTATCGCGGCATCGGTGCCGACGATGTTGCGATCATCGCCGACGCCATGACGGCACACGAGGCGCAACTGCTGCCCTGGCTCGACGGGCCGCCGCAGACCAACGAGGCGGGCCGGTCAAGCAATTTCATCGCCGCCATGCTGTGGCTCGCGGGCAAGGGCCTGCCGCCGCGCTTCGAATGTCTCGAGATCGGGTCAAGCGCGGGCATCAACCTGATGCTCGACCGCTACCACTATGATCTTGGCGGGGTGCAGGTTGGACCTTCCGACGCCGTCATGCACTTCAAGCCGGAATGGCAGGGGACTGCTCCGCCCGACAAGCAGATCGAGATCGTATCGACCAAGGGATGCGATGTTGCACCGGTCGATCTGACCGACCCGAACCAGTCCCAACGGCTAAAGGCCTACATCTGGCCGGAACACACGATCCGTTTCGAGCGGATGGAGGCGGCCATTCGTGCTGCAACCGAGCGCAAACCCGACCTGACGAAGATCAATGCAGCGGAATTCGTCGAGCGCGAATTGGCAAAGCTGCAGGAGCCAGGCACCACCCGGCTGCTGTTGCACTCGATCGTCTGGCAATACGTACTTGCCGACCAGCAGGAGAGGGTGACTGCAGCGATGGAGGCCGCAGGCGCGAGCGCTACGGCCGAAACTCCGCTGGCGTGGGTATCGGTCGAGGCCGACCGGACCGTCCACCGCCACAATCTCAAGGTGCGCTACTGGCCCGGCGGAGCAGAAGCGACGCAACTCACCTGGTCGCACGCCCACGGCGCCGACATCGAGTGGCTGGGTAACTAG
- the hisD gene encoding histidinol dehydrogenase, with product MQLLRTTDPDFDKKFRRIVRDRRESDVDVQRDVATILNEVRERGDAALVEYSMRFDDHRLTTEDDWRISAETCKAAYEALDPALNSALNTAAQRIRSYHENQLPADRDYTDHIGMRLGARWLPVDAAGLYVPGGRAAYPSSLLMNAIPAKVAGVERLVVVTPTPKGQTNPLVLAAAHIAGVDEMWRVGGAQAVAALAYGTDRIKRVDVVTGPGNAWVAEAKRQLYGVVGIDMVAGPSEILVIADANNNPEWIAADLLSQAEHDPTSQSILITDSEALARQVGDAIDLALMKLATAKTAKASWDAHGLIVIVESLDQAPALSDRLAAEHVELMVDDPQALFDQMRHAGSVFLGRHTPEAVGDYIAGPNHVLPTGRRARFASGLSVLDFMKRTSFIDASDAALAAIGPAAIRLAEAEGLPAHALSIAVRLNK from the coding sequence ATGCAGTTGCTCCGCACGACAGACCCGGATTTCGACAAGAAGTTCAGGCGCATAGTCCGCGACCGCCGCGAGAGCGACGTCGATGTGCAGCGCGATGTCGCGACCATTCTCAACGAGGTGCGCGAGCGTGGCGATGCCGCGCTGGTGGAATATTCGATGCGCTTCGACGACCACCGCCTCACCACCGAGGACGACTGGCGCATCTCTGCAGAGACCTGCAAGGCTGCGTATGAAGCGCTCGATCCGGCACTGAACAGTGCACTGAACACCGCCGCACAGCGCATCCGTTCCTACCACGAGAACCAGCTGCCGGCGGACCGCGATTACACCGATCATATCGGTATGCGCCTCGGCGCGCGCTGGTTGCCGGTTGATGCCGCAGGTCTCTATGTCCCGGGAGGTCGCGCTGCCTACCCGTCATCGCTGCTGATGAACGCAATCCCGGCCAAGGTTGCCGGCGTCGAGCGCCTCGTCGTCGTTACCCCGACGCCCAAGGGCCAGACCAATCCGCTCGTCCTCGCCGCCGCGCATATCGCGGGCGTGGACGAGATGTGGCGCGTCGGCGGGGCCCAGGCGGTTGCGGCGCTGGCCTACGGCACTGACCGCATCAAACGCGTCGATGTCGTCACCGGTCCGGGCAACGCCTGGGTCGCCGAGGCCAAGCGCCAGCTTTACGGCGTGGTCGGCATCGACATGGTCGCGGGTCCCAGCGAAATCCTGGTGATCGCCGATGCCAACAACAATCCCGAATGGATCGCCGCCGACCTCCTCAGCCAAGCCGAGCATGACCCGACCAGCCAGTCGATCCTGATCACCGACAGCGAGGCGCTGGCCCGGCAGGTGGGCGATGCCATCGACCTTGCGCTGATGAAGCTGGCCACTGCCAAGACCGCCAAGGCCAGCTGGGATGCGCACGGGCTGATCGTGATCGTCGAAAGCCTCGACCAGGCCCCCGCCCTCTCCGACCGGCTCGCTGCCGAGCACGTCGAGTTGATGGTCGACGACCCGCAGGCGCTGTTCGACCAGATGCGTCATGCCGGCAGCGTCTTCCTCGGCCGTCATACGCCCGAGGCCGTCGGCGATTACATCGCCGGCCCCAACCACGTCCTTCCCACCGGCCGCCGCGCCCGTTTCGCCAGCGGGCTGTCGGTGCTCGACTTCATGAAGCGCACCAGCTTCATCGACGCCTCCGATGCCGCGCTCGCCGCGATCGGACCGGCTGCCATCCGCCTTGCCGAGGCCGAGGGCCTTCCCGCCCACGCCCTCTCGATTGCCGTGAGATTGAACAAGTGA